In one window of Miscanthus floridulus cultivar M001 chromosome 12, ASM1932011v1, whole genome shotgun sequence DNA:
- the LOC136496662 gene encoding bifunctional nitrilase/nitrile hydratase NIT4-like, which produces MGAVERHGRTLYNTVLFFSPAGELLGKHRKLVPTTLERVLWGCGDGSTLSVYDTPIGRVGALVCWESKMPLARATLYGKGLEIYCTPTADDSNLWQASATHVAHEGGCFLLSANQFCSRKDYPPPPEYAFTGFDEEPTPDDVLCHDGSVIVSPSEAILVGPKYDGKGLLTADLDFSEIVRAKFDFDVVGHSSRPEVLTLVVKDQAQLPVIYNSASQN; this is translated from the exons ATGGGCGCGGTGGAGCGGCACGGGCGCACGTTGTACAACACGGTGCTCTTCTTCAGTCCGGCGGGGGAGCTACTCGGGAAGCATCGAAAGCTGGTGCCCACGACGCTGGAGCGCGTGCTCTGGGGGTGCGGGGACGGCTCCACGCTCTCGGTCTACGACACCCCGATCGGCCGCGTCGGCGCGCTCGTGTGCTGGGAGAGCAAGATGCCGCTGGCCCGGGCCACGCTCTACGGCAAGGGCCTGGAGATCTACTGCACGCCCACCGCCGACGACTCCAATCTCTGGCAGGCGTCTGCGACGCACGTCGCGCACGAGGGCGGGTGCTTCCTCCTGTCCGCCAACCAGTTCTGCAGCAGGAAGGACTACCCGCCCCCGCCCGAGTACGCCTTCACCGGGTTCGACGAGGAGCCCACGCCGGATGACGTCCTCTGCCATGACGGCAGCGTCATCGTCTCGCCATCCGAGGCCATCCTCGTAGGAccaaagtacgacggcaagggaCTCCTCACGGCCGATCTAG ATTTCAGTGAAATCGTTCGGGCCAAGTTCGACTTCGACGTCGTGGGGCACTCCTCGCGCCCTGAGGTGTTGACCTTGGTCGTCAAGGACCAGGCGCAGCTCCCTGTGATTTACAATTCTGCCTCTCAAAATTAA